In Methanobacterium bryantii, the following proteins share a genomic window:
- a CDS encoding calcium/sodium antiporter, producing MEIFLVELIVILIISLLIVIKSADIFVDNLVEVGALLGISQIILGVTASAIGTSLPEFGSAMIATLSGSVDIGVGTVIGSNIWNIAGILGITAAFTGVIKSDTKGLKRDGAVTLATALILMFFMLFGDIGKIAAIVMIIVYAIYLRSLIKAQKKDTEDNKVKIEEKSELENINEKSGSKLKSIPPKSIAWILVGFAGLVIGCRLLVYSGTGIGEILGIPEMIMGLFVLAIGTSIPELVVTFSSAMKGLHDLSIGTVLGSNTFNILIGIGVPALILNVPVDHTSLIFDAPAMIFVTVLLLLLIKKDMKLTRSNGLILLATYIAYAVIRIFVLG from the coding sequence ATGGAAATATTTTTAGTAGAACTAATTGTTATTTTGATAATTTCATTACTTATAGTAATAAAATCAGCAGATATCTTTGTTGATAATTTGGTAGAAGTCGGTGCTTTGTTGGGGATATCTCAAATAATACTGGGAGTTACAGCTTCGGCTATTGGGACTTCTCTGCCTGAATTTGGTTCTGCTATGATAGCTACTTTAAGCGGCAGTGTGGATATAGGAGTTGGAACTGTAATTGGATCAAATATATGGAACATTGCAGGGATATTGGGTATAACTGCTGCTTTTACAGGAGTTATAAAATCAGATACTAAAGGGCTTAAAAGAGACGGAGCAGTTACACTTGCCACAGCGCTTATACTCATGTTTTTCATGTTATTTGGGGATATTGGAAAAATAGCAGCTATCGTAATGATAATTGTATATGCAATTTACCTGAGAAGCTTGATAAAAGCCCAAAAAAAGGATACTGAAGATAATAAGGTTAAAATTGAAGAAAAATCTGAACTTGAAAACATTAATGAAAAGTCTGGATCCAAACTTAAATCAATTCCTCCTAAGAGCATAGCATGGATATTAGTTGGATTTGCAGGACTGGTAATAGGATGCAGGCTATTAGTTTACAGTGGAACTGGGATTGGGGAGATTTTAGGTATCCCTGAGATGATAATGGGCCTATTTGTGCTTGCTATTGGAACAAGTATCCCTGAACTTGTGGTTACATTTTCATCTGCCATGAAAGGTTTGCATGATTTATCAATAGGAACCGTTCTTGGAAGTAACACATTCAACATACTTATAGGAATTGGAGTACCTGCCCTTATTTTGAACGTTCCTGTAGACCATACTTCACTTATCTTCGATGCTCCTGCGATGATTTTTGTTACAGTACTGCTGTTATTACTTATAAAAAAAGATATGAAACTTACAAGAAGCAATGGATTAATCTTGCTGGCAACATATATAGCTTATGCAGTAATAAGAATATTTGTATTAGGGTGA
- a CDS encoding universal stress protein, with translation MYKKVLITSTGEYLDEIVEHTLDLVDGRSIEIIGLYIADTSAPFLTPSKVKQMMVNELKSKGKEVLESMGQKFENAGLNFKPMLIEGDPAEKIVETAEDENVDVIIMGTGKSKIDKHLLGSVSEKVVHSAPCTVLLIRSKHKPLEQIQ, from the coding sequence ATGTATAAAAAAGTATTGATTACAAGTACTGGGGAATATTTAGATGAAATAGTTGAACATACTCTTGATTTAGTGGATGGAAGATCGATAGAAATTATTGGCCTTTATATTGCAGATACATCTGCACCTTTCCTGACTCCAAGTAAAGTTAAACAGATGATGGTTAACGAGTTGAAAAGCAAAGGAAAAGAAGTTTTAGAAAGCATGGGGCAGAAATTCGAAAATGCAGGTTTAAATTTCAAGCCGATGCTTATTGAGGGGGATCCTGCAGAAAAGATAGTTGAAACTGCAGAAGATGAAAATGTAGATGTAATAATAATGGGAACTGGAAAAAGCAAAATAGATAAGCACCTGCTTGGTAGCGTATCTGAAAAAGTTGTCCACTCCGCTCCATGTACCGTCCTTTTGATAAGGTCAAAACATAAACCTTTAGAGCAGATCCAGTAG
- the cobQ gene encoding cobyric acid synthase CobQ: MVQGTSSNAGKSVVVAALCRIFSKRGYNVAPFKSQNMSLNSYTTHENAEIAIAQVLQAEAAGIEPSYHMNPILLKPKEDFISQVIVHGKPVNDMNFYDYQNSFREKALKAIKTSLDTLKEKYDIIVIEGAGSPAEINMLDKDLANMKIAEIADADVILVADIDRGGVFASIAGTFALLPEKDRKRIKGIIINKFRGNLDILIPGIRQIEEIVGTPVLGVLPYDESLKLPEEDSASLSERKYSKNEKVTVGVMRLPRISNFTDIDPLEYEPDVGIKLIEMGDEIGNVDALVLPGTRNTVNDMLALNEAGFTDEIANLSHEIPVFGICGGYQMLGKKIIDESFKESKHGSVEGIGILDAKTKFDRIDKIVTQSKASILGNGIFKEIKGDSVKGYELHEGLTLLGESKPLFEVIEGCGNHPSSPYDGAVNGYTAGTYLHGIFHNFTFRRFFTDHLRTQNGLDMLGFSEDNFENLKKYSIDRLAEIVEDNVELKLIEESIEKRV; this comes from the coding sequence ATGGTACAGGGAACTTCATCAAATGCTGGAAAAAGTGTTGTTGTAGCTGCACTTTGTAGAATATTTTCAAAGAGAGGGTACAATGTTGCACCGTTTAAATCTCAAAACATGTCCCTTAACTCATATACAACTCATGAAAATGCAGAAATAGCGATTGCGCAGGTTCTGCAGGCTGAGGCCGCAGGCATTGAACCTTCATACCATATGAACCCAATCCTCCTTAAACCCAAGGAAGATTTCATATCCCAGGTAATAGTGCATGGAAAACCTGTTAATGATATGAATTTTTATGATTACCAGAATTCATTTAGAGAAAAAGCTTTAAAAGCTATAAAAACATCTTTAGATACGTTAAAGGAAAAGTATGATATAATAGTGATAGAAGGTGCAGGTTCTCCTGCAGAAATAAATATGCTGGACAAAGACCTTGCAAATATGAAAATAGCAGAAATTGCAGATGCCGATGTTATATTAGTTGCAGATATTGATAGAGGCGGGGTTTTTGCATCAATTGCAGGAACATTTGCCCTGCTTCCTGAAAAAGACAGGAAAAGGATAAAAGGAATAATTATCAACAAATTCAGGGGTAATCTTGACATATTAATTCCAGGAATACGTCAAATTGAAGAAATTGTAGGAACTCCAGTACTTGGAGTTTTACCCTATGATGAAAGCTTAAAACTTCCGGAAGAAGATTCTGCATCATTATCAGAACGAAAATACAGTAAAAACGAAAAAGTAACCGTTGGAGTGATGCGTCTCCCAAGGATCTCTAACTTTACAGATATAGATCCCCTTGAATACGAACCTGATGTTGGTATAAAATTAATAGAAATGGGAGATGAAATAGGGAATGTAGATGCACTGGTACTTCCAGGGACAAGAAACACTGTTAACGATATGTTAGCTTTAAATGAAGCTGGTTTCACCGATGAAATTGCCAATTTATCCCATGAAATACCTGTTTTTGGGATATGCGGCGGATACCAAATGCTTGGAAAAAAGATAATTGATGAATCATTTAAAGAATCCAAACACGGCAGCGTGGAAGGAATTGGTATTTTAGATGCTAAAACTAAATTTGACAGAATTGACAAAATTGTAACTCAAAGCAAAGCAAGCATACTTGGAAACGGAATATTTAAAGAAATAAAAGGAGATTCTGTAAAGGGATACGAACTGCATGAAGGCCTTACACTTCTTGGAGAATCCAAACCACTATTTGAGGTCATTGAAGGATGTGGAAATCACCCATCATCCCCATATGACGGTGCAGTGAATGGTTATACTGCAGGTACATATCTTCACGGAATATTCCACAATTTCACCTTTAGAAGGTTCTTTACAGATCATTTAAGAACCCAAAATGGTCTTGATATGCTCGGTTTTAGTGAAGACAATTTTGAGAACCTTAAGAAGTATTCAATCGATAGGCTTGCTGAAATCGTTGAAGACAACGTGGAATTAAAATTAATTGAAGAATCTATTGAAAAAAGAGTATAA
- the lonB gene encoding ATP-dependent protease LonB produces the protein MANLNSDSSSSSNSFNLRTYKTSEEIKVPEKIIDQIIGQEEAVETIKKAAKQRRNVLLIGEPGIGKSMLAKGMAELLPPEELQDILVYPNIEDNHNPLIGTMPAGEGKKIVANYKAKAKSQEERKNMFTMIIISFILIVGFVVNQFFMALIAAAIVFVALLQIKPRTTVMIPKLLVSNENNITAPFIDATGAHAGALLGDVRHDPYQSGGLGTPAHERVEAGMIHKASKGVLYVDEIGTMHMKTQQELLTAMQEKKYSITGQSETSSGAMVRSQAVPCDFVLVASGNLKVLEGMHIALRSRIRGYGYEVFMKDSMPDTPENRDKLVQFVAQEVEKDGRIPHFSREAVAEIIREAQRRAGKKDTLTLRLRDLGGLVRAAGDIAKGEGVEHVTLEHVLGAKKLARTLEQQIADRYIGQKKQYETFASEGGKIGTVNGLAIIGDRSGIILPIVAEAAPAQSKSEGKIIATGKLGEIAKEAVQNVSALIKKHTGTDISSYDIHIQFLQSYEGVEGDSASVSVATAVISSLENIPVDQSVALTGSLSVRGDVLPVGGVTGKIEAAAESGIKKVLIPKSNMNDVMIEERYRNKIEIIPVENMSEVLEHALLGKDKKGLLDRMQKITNMVPNIGLQNPTTH, from the coding sequence ATGGCAAATCTAAATTCAGACTCAAGTTCAAGCTCAAATTCATTCAATTTAAGAACTTATAAAACATCAGAGGAAATTAAAGTCCCTGAAAAGATCATTGATCAAATCATAGGTCAAGAAGAAGCAGTTGAGACTATTAAGAAAGCTGCAAAACAGAGAAGGAATGTTCTTTTAATTGGAGAACCTGGAATTGGTAAATCCATGCTCGCAAAGGGAATGGCAGAACTGCTCCCTCCGGAGGAACTTCAAGATATCCTGGTTTATCCAAATATTGAAGATAATCATAACCCTCTAATTGGGACTATGCCTGCTGGGGAAGGTAAAAAAATAGTTGCAAACTACAAAGCCAAAGCAAAATCCCAGGAAGAAAGGAAGAACATGTTCACAATGATCATAATCTCATTTATATTAATCGTGGGATTTGTGGTGAACCAATTTTTCATGGCTTTAATAGCAGCAGCAATTGTTTTTGTTGCACTTCTACAAATAAAACCTAGAACTACAGTTATGATTCCTAAGCTTCTTGTAAGCAATGAAAACAACATTACTGCCCCTTTCATTGACGCAACAGGTGCACATGCAGGGGCTCTTTTAGGTGATGTAAGGCACGACCCATATCAATCAGGAGGATTAGGAACTCCTGCCCACGAACGTGTTGAAGCTGGAATGATTCACAAAGCCAGCAAAGGTGTTCTTTACGTGGACGAAATTGGGACCATGCATATGAAAACTCAACAAGAATTACTGACTGCTATGCAGGAAAAGAAATACTCAATAACTGGGCAGAGTGAAACAAGCAGTGGGGCAATGGTTAGATCCCAGGCAGTTCCATGTGATTTTGTACTTGTAGCATCTGGAAACCTTAAAGTACTTGAAGGAATGCACATAGCACTTAGGTCAAGAATACGTGGATACGGTTATGAAGTCTTTATGAAAGATTCAATGCCGGACACACCTGAAAATAGGGATAAATTGGTCCAATTTGTAGCTCAAGAAGTTGAAAAAGATGGTAGGATACCTCACTTTAGTAGAGAAGCAGTTGCTGAGATTATAAGGGAAGCTCAAAGAAGAGCTGGTAAAAAAGATACACTTACTTTAAGATTAAGAGATTTAGGCGGTCTTGTAAGGGCTGCAGGTGATATTGCAAAAGGAGAAGGTGTAGAGCATGTCACTTTGGAGCATGTATTAGGTGCTAAAAAACTTGCAAGGACACTTGAACAGCAAATTGCAGATCGTTACATTGGCCAGAAAAAACAATACGAAACTTTTGCATCTGAAGGTGGAAAAATAGGTACTGTAAATGGTCTTGCAATAATTGGAGATAGAAGTGGTATAATTCTCCCAATAGTTGCTGAAGCTGCTCCTGCCCAAAGTAAATCTGAAGGTAAGATCATTGCCACAGGTAAACTTGGTGAAATTGCCAAAGAAGCTGTTCAAAACGTCAGCGCTTTAATTAAAAAGCATACTGGAACAGATATATCAAGCTATGATATACACATACAGTTCCTGCAGTCTTATGAAGGTGTTGAAGGAGACAGTGCAAGTGTTTCAGTAGCTACAGCAGTAATTTCGTCACTGGAAAACATTCCAGTAGACCAGTCAGTTGCACTTACTGGTTCACTAAGTGTCAGGGGAGATGTTCTCCCTGTAGGTGGAGTGACTGGTAAAATTGAAGCTGCAGCAGAATCAGGAATTAAAAAGGTTTTAATACCTAAATCAAATATGAATGATGTTATGATTGAGGAAAGATACAGAAATAAAATTGAAATAATTCCTGTAGAAAACATGAGTGAAGTATTGGAACATGCATTACTTGGAAAAGATAAAAAAGGTCTTCTTGACAGAATGCAGAAAATCACCAATATGGTGCCTAACATAGGTTTACAAAATCCAACAACTCATTAA
- a CDS encoding DEAD/DEAH box helicase has protein sequence MEKLRFFDLDLSDEIKRAIADMGFEEATPIQSLAIPYILDGKDVIGQAQTGTGKTAAFGIPTLERVDPDNKSLQAVILCPTRELAIQVAEELRKLSKHMRKLNVLPIYGGQPIERQIKSLKKGVQIIIGTPGRVMDHMRRGTLKMNNVKIMVLDEADEMLDMGFREDIETVLQDMPEERQTLLFSATMSKAILNLTKRYQNNPEFLKVIHQQMTVPEIQQIYFEVKEKMKLELLSRLIDIYNPQLSLVFCNTKRRVDTLVTHLQVRGYLADGLHGDMTQGQRDRVMSKFRSGQIEILVATDVAARGIDVGDVEAVFNYDVPNDDEYYVHRIGRTGRAGKSGRAFTFASGREIYQLRDIQKFTKTKIEQHRIPSLSDVKKIKTNMFLDDIKHVINTEDLEDYTTKIERLIKEDYTSIEIAAALLKMIMTKKDQKESGDEGFGDTGASPGMVRFFINVGRKQRVKAKDIVRGIAEETGLSSKIIGKIDVFDKFSFVEIPEENAGEVLSIMGRCKIKGKSANMEPANKK, from the coding sequence ATGGAAAAATTAAGATTTTTTGATTTAGATCTCTCTGATGAGATCAAACGAGCCATTGCAGATATGGGATTTGAAGAAGCAACTCCAATTCAGTCGCTTGCAATTCCCTACATATTAGATGGAAAAGATGTTATAGGACAGGCTCAAACTGGAACCGGAAAAACAGCAGCATTTGGAATTCCAACCTTGGAACGAGTAGATCCAGATAATAAAAGTCTACAAGCTGTAATTTTATGTCCTACAAGAGAGCTTGCAATTCAGGTAGCTGAAGAACTCAGAAAGCTTTCGAAACACATGAGAAAACTCAATGTTTTGCCAATTTACGGTGGTCAACCAATTGAAAGGCAGATTAAATCCCTTAAAAAAGGAGTACAGATTATTATAGGTACTCCTGGACGTGTAATGGATCATATGAGGCGTGGAACCTTAAAAATGAACAACGTTAAAATTATGGTCCTTGATGAAGCAGATGAAATGTTAGATATGGGATTCAGGGAAGATATAGAAACAGTTTTACAGGACATGCCTGAAGAAAGACAGACTCTACTTTTCTCTGCTACAATGTCTAAAGCAATTTTAAATTTAACTAAAAGATATCAAAACAATCCTGAATTTTTAAAGGTCATTCACCAGCAGATGACAGTTCCAGAAATTCAGCAGATATACTTTGAAGTTAAAGAGAAAATGAAATTAGAACTTTTGTCCCGTTTAATAGATATATATAACCCTCAGCTATCTCTGGTATTTTGTAATACCAAAAGAAGGGTTGATACTCTTGTAACTCACCTTCAGGTAAGGGGATATCTTGCAGATGGACTTCATGGAGATATGACTCAAGGACAAAGGGATAGAGTTATGTCCAAATTCAGATCAGGCCAGATTGAGATCCTTGTTGCAACAGACGTTGCAGCCCGTGGAATTGATGTAGGTGATGTGGAAGCTGTATTTAACTATGATGTGCCTAACGACGATGAATATTATGTACATAGGATAGGTAGAACAGGTCGTGCAGGTAAATCCGGCCGTGCATTCACATTTGCTTCAGGTAGAGAAATTTATCAGCTTAGGGATATACAAAAATTCACCAAAACAAAAATTGAACAGCACAGAATCCCATCTTTAAGTGATGTTAAAAAAATCAAGACAAATATGTTCTTAGATGATATAAAACACGTCATAAACACAGAAGATCTGGAAGATTACACTACAAAAATTGAAAGGCTAATTAAAGAAGATTACACATCTATCGAAATAGCTGCTGCTCTTCTAAAGATGATAATGACCAAGAAAGACCAGAAGGAGTCTGGAGATGAAGGCTTTGGAGATACTGGTGCAAGTCCTGGAATGGTAAGGTTCTTTATCAACGTCGGACGTAAACAGAGGGTAAAAGCGAAAGATATAGTTCGGGGCATTGCAGAAGAAACAGGACTTTCAAGCAAGATAATTGGAAAAATAGATGTTTTTGACAAGTTCTCATTTGTTGAAATTCCAGAGGAAAATGCAGGTGAAGTCTTATCTATAATGGGCAGATGTAAAATCAAAGGTAAGTCTGCAAATATGGAACCTGCAAATAAAAAGTGA
- a CDS encoding DUF5518 domain-containing protein — protein MIKWKAIIIGFILAIILTIIFGAAGGTVGFYLSMFIAGIAVGYIVDVNIKNGATHGAITGLITGIVSAVLSIIVVLAYGAGGMLLGLNVVAELILSLILWTVLGAIGGVIGTIITERLWQTVFTRGMMGGTAKTDTPEKMKPKIEFTRENITKCLCPQCPVQAESECAQTKMKMLQESMRGMSPEPSDVPGVYCATGTATCSDLNPSKMCKCPNCDVFKENNLEQGEPNGYFCQKGAVK, from the coding sequence ATGATTAAATGGAAAGCCATAATTATTGGGTTTATTCTAGCGATAATATTAACTATAATTTTTGGAGCTGCAGGAGGAACAGTTGGTTTTTATTTAAGCATGTTTATAGCAGGCATAGCCGTTGGTTACATCGTTGATGTAAATATAAAAAATGGTGCCACACATGGGGCTATTACAGGACTAATTACGGGGATAGTTTCTGCAGTATTAAGTATAATAGTAGTTTTAGCTTATGGTGCAGGTGGAATGTTATTAGGATTAAATGTAGTTGCTGAACTAATATTATCCCTCATTTTATGGACAGTTCTCGGAGCAATCGGTGGAGTTATAGGTACTATAATAACCGAAAGACTATGGCAAACGGTTTTCACAAGGGGAATGATGGGCGGAACAGCCAAGACAGACACTCCTGAAAAAATGAAACCAAAAATTGAATTTACAAGGGAAAATATCACAAAATGCTTATGTCCACAATGCCCAGTTCAGGCTGAAAGCGAATGCGCGCAAACAAAAATGAAAATGCTTCAAGAATCCATGAGGGGTATGAGTCCAGAACCTTCAGATGTTCCCGGAGTGTACTGTGCAACAGGAACAGCAACATGTAGTGATCTTAACCCCAGTAAAATGTGTAAATGCCCTAACTGTGATGTATTCAAAGAAAATAACTTAGAACAAGGAGAACCCAATGGATACTTCTGCCAAAAAGGGGCTGTAAAATAA
- a CDS encoding ribose-phosphate diphosphokinase: MIIGGSASQKLAAKIAKELECSLIPIETKRFPDGERYVRIKGKVDEEVTVVQSTGYPQDENLIELFLILKNLKSMGVKKIKVVIPYFGYGRQERRFKSGEAVSAVIIANLLEAAGADEIFCINLHEDNIREFFQIPVHNLSAMKPIADHIKETINDPVIVAPDKGALGFAREIAEILGCEYDYLEKTRLSPEVVETKPKNLDVKGKEAVIIDDIISTGGTIVNASKILKEHGATKVIVSCVHPVLVEDALLKIFAADVDDVIATDTLRSDVSLISVAQIVADAIK, from the coding sequence ATGATTATAGGTGGATCCGCTTCACAAAAATTAGCTGCAAAGATCGCGAAAGAACTTGAATGTTCCTTAATCCCAATAGAAACCAAAAGATTCCCAGATGGAGAACGGTATGTCCGTATAAAAGGAAAAGTGGATGAAGAAGTAACTGTTGTCCAATCAACAGGTTATCCTCAGGATGAAAATTTAATAGAACTTTTTTTAATTCTTAAAAATTTAAAGAGCATGGGCGTTAAAAAAATAAAAGTTGTAATTCCTTATTTTGGATACGGAAGGCAAGAAAGGCGCTTTAAAAGTGGAGAAGCCGTTTCAGCTGTTATAATTGCAAATTTACTTGAAGCTGCAGGTGCTGATGAAATATTCTGTATAAATTTACATGAAGACAATATCCGGGAATTCTTCCAGATCCCAGTACATAACTTATCTGCAATGAAACCAATCGCAGATCATATTAAAGAAACCATTAATGACCCAGTAATTGTTGCACCAGATAAAGGTGCACTCGGATTTGCCAGGGAAATTGCTGAAATTCTTGGTTGTGAATATGATTATCTTGAGAAAACAAGGTTATCCCCAGAAGTTGTAGAAACAAAACCAAAAAATCTTGATGTTAAAGGGAAGGAAGCTGTTATAATTGACGATATTATAAGCACTGGTGGTACAATAGTTAATGCTTCAAAAATTTTAAAAGAACATGGCGCAACAAAGGTAATTGTATCATGCGTCCACCCAGTACTGGTTGAAGATGCACTGCTTAAAATATTTGCAGCGGATGTTGATGATGTAATTGCCACAGATACCCTGCGATCAGATGTGAGCCTCATTTCTGTAGCTCAAATTGTTGCTGATGCAATAAAATAA
- the hypA gene encoding hydrogenase maturation nickel metallochaperone HypA has product MHELSMADAIVKTAIDVAEKNDAQEITEVTIEVGKLAMLNPEQLKFMIEVLSEDTLLEKAEVIVNEIPIEIKCRSCDFEGLAVSDDSDHYVPIVSCPECEERNVEIIKGRECNVKTIKIEKEDEDA; this is encoded by the coding sequence ATGCATGAACTTTCAATGGCTGATGCCATAGTAAAGACTGCAATTGATGTTGCAGAAAAAAATGACGCTCAGGAGATCACTGAAGTAACTATAGAAGTTGGAAAACTTGCCATGCTTAATCCAGAACAGCTTAAGTTCATGATTGAAGTTTTAAGTGAAGATACTCTTCTTGAGAAAGCTGAAGTTATAGTTAACGAAATTCCGATTGAGATAAAATGCAGGTCCTGTGACTTTGAAGGACTGGCAGTTTCAGATGATTCAGATCATTATGTACCAATTGTTTCCTGTCCGGAATGTGAAGAACGAAATGTTGAAATAATTAAAGGAAGAGAATGTAACGTTAAAACTATTAAAATAGAGAAGGAGGATGAAGATGCATAA
- the hypB gene encoding hydrogenase nickel incorporation protein HypB: MHKIAEVEIQHDIMVANKKLAQRNQKIFDKAGVFAVDFLGAIGSGKTSLIEALIEKMDYKIGVIAGDVISRFDAGRIEKHDVPVVGLNTGKECHLDAHLVEHALHDLPLDDMELLFIENVGNLICPVDFDLGSHIRMVVISVSEGDDTAEKHPLIFKDADIVVINKVDIAEAVGADENKMVNDVLELNPDAIVIKSSLKTGEGLDEIIQSIQKFMDEA; encoded by the coding sequence ATGCATAAAATAGCAGAAGTAGAAATACAACACGATATCATGGTTGCAAATAAGAAACTTGCACAAAGAAATCAGAAAATATTCGATAAAGCAGGCGTATTTGCAGTTGATTTTTTAGGGGCAATAGGCTCTGGAAAGACATCACTTATAGAAGCACTCATAGAAAAAATGGATTACAAAATAGGTGTCATAGCAGGTGACGTAATAAGCAGATTCGACGCTGGAAGAATTGAAAAACACGATGTACCTGTTGTAGGACTTAACACTGGAAAAGAATGTCATTTAGACGCTCATCTTGTAGAACATGCTCTTCATGACCTTCCACTTGATGATATGGAATTACTTTTCATAGAAAATGTTGGAAACCTTATCTGCCCCGTTGATTTTGACCTCGGTTCACATATAAGGATGGTTGTAATAAGCGTGAGCGAAGGGGACGATACAGCCGAAAAGCATCCTCTGATCTTTAAGGATGCGGATATTGTGGTTATTAATAAAGTCGATATTGCAGAAGCGGTCGGTGCTGACGAAAACAAAATGGTTAATGATGTTTTAGAGCTTAATCCTGACGCAATAGTCATAAAAAGTAGCCTAAAGACTGGTGAAGGACTGGATGAGATTATACAAAGCATCCAGAAATTTATGGATGAAGCCTAA
- a CDS encoding DUF354 domain-containing protein — MKVWIDLVNAPHVRFFKSIIDYLKNEGEEVFITTRKFGDIHKLLDLFEIEYTSVGKHGVTLSQKLEESTKRAYELSKLIAKEKPDVAVSKHSIELPRVAFGLGIPSVFVLDNEHAIAANKLTLSLCDKIIIPKAIDVWDVLKTGADPNSLIRYTGTSELTHFKDFKYNEDIFDDLELNLKKEKTILMRTEPALASYLDADCKTSVLSPIVDALKDHANILVIPRFKEQQQIFENDPDVTLIEPPVDTFSLMKKCDLVIGAGGTMNREAVLLGTPVISCYPGKLLSVDKYYVDNGFMKRSTNVDEIIDIAFELLSDGGNVKEIKTEDLFNLVVDHIYKSANG, encoded by the coding sequence TTGAAAGTTTGGATTGATTTAGTAAATGCGCCGCATGTGAGATTTTTTAAGAGCATAATTGATTATTTGAAAAATGAAGGGGAAGAGGTGTTTATAACAACCCGTAAATTTGGAGATATACATAAACTCCTTGACCTTTTTGAAATAGAGTACACATCGGTTGGAAAACATGGAGTTACATTATCACAAAAACTTGAGGAAAGTACAAAAAGAGCATATGAACTTTCAAAACTAATTGCAAAAGAAAAACCCGATGTAGCAGTGTCAAAACACTCAATTGAGCTTCCAAGAGTTGCATTTGGTTTAGGAATACCAAGTGTTTTTGTTTTAGATAATGAACATGCTATCGCTGCAAATAAGCTTACTTTATCCCTTTGTGATAAAATAATAATCCCTAAAGCGATTGATGTGTGGGATGTTCTTAAAACAGGCGCTGATCCAAACAGTTTAATCAGGTATACTGGTACTTCTGAACTTACTCATTTTAAAGACTTTAAATATAATGAAGATATCTTCGATGATCTGGAATTAAATTTAAAGAAAGAAAAAACAATTTTAATGAGAACTGAACCTGCTCTTGCATCTTATTTGGATGCAGATTGTAAAACATCTGTTTTATCCCCAATTGTAGATGCATTAAAAGACCATGCAAATATACTGGTGATCCCGCGATTTAAAGAGCAGCAGCAGATATTTGAAAACGATCCTGACGTCACTTTAATAGAACCTCCTGTAGATACATTCAGCCTCATGAAAAAATGCGATCTTGTAATCGGCGCCGGGGGAACGATGAACAGGGAAGCTGTACTTTTAGGCACTCCGGTTATTTCATGTTATCCTGGAAAATTATTATCTGTGGATAAATATTATGTAGATAACGGCTTTATGAAGAGATCTACAAATGTAGATGAAATTATAGATATTGCATTTGAATTGTTATCGGACGGCGGGAACGTAAAAGAAATAAAAACAGAGGATTTATTTAATCTAGTTGTAGATCACATTTACAAGTCTGCAAATGGTTAG
- a CDS encoding GNAT family N-acetyltransferase, whose amino-acid sequence MEDIKIRSTLEEDFVEIADLAENCSPMETERNSIYHIFTKFFRSTSFVAELPSGELGGFILGFISQENPEEAYIHLLCVDPKMRGKHVGRKLVERFADEAVLKECKKIYLITKPVNWNSISFYKKLGFLEDKSRETINILGTNAVKNYNGMGQHMVVFYKLIG is encoded by the coding sequence ATGGAAGATATTAAAATAAGAAGTACATTGGAAGAAGATTTTGTTGAAATAGCTGATCTGGCAGAAAACTGCAGCCCTATGGAGACTGAAAGGAACTCTATTTATCATATATTTACTAAATTTTTTAGAAGCACATCTTTTGTGGCGGAATTACCTTCAGGGGAACTGGGTGGATTTATTTTAGGGTTTATATCTCAAGAAAATCCTGAAGAAGCATATATTCATCTCCTATGTGTTGACCCGAAAATGAGGGGTAAACATGTTGGAAGGAAACTGGTAGAAAGATTCGCTGATGAAGCGGTTTTAAAAGAATGTAAAAAGATTTATTTAATTACAAAGCCTGTAAACTGGAATTCTATATCTTTTTATAAAAAACTGGGATTTCTGGAAGACAAGAGCAGGGAAACCATAAATATTTTGGGTACAAACGCTGTTAAAAATTATAATGGTATGGGACAGCATATGGTTGTTTTTTATAAGTTAATAGGTTGA